The DNA sequence TTGTTCCCTTTTTCCCAACCCCATGGTGAGTGGGAGTAACTTGTTTTTGTTTAACCAAAACAATGAACCCATTAACCGCCCTATAGAAGTCTACACCATCGCAGGCCAATATTTAACAACCATCCAACAAGGTGAAAAATTAAGTTTACCTGCCGGGACTTATCTGGTAAGCAACTGTGAATCTGATCAACAACAACACTTAAAAAAATTGGTCATCATCAATTAAATTCGTTGCTTTGAGGATGAAATATGCTGTTATTCTCCCTGTTTACAATGAAGAGGCTTACCTCCGAGCCGCACTGGACTCCTTAGTAGCCCAAGAACTACGCCCTGATCAATTGGTCATCGTCAATGATGGCTCTACAGATCGTACACCCGAGATCATTGCTGAGTATTCAGAACGCTACGCATTTATCAAGGTCATCCACAAAGCGCAAAAGCAAGAATACCGTATTGGTAATGTGGTGGTGCAAAACTTCAACCTTGGTTATGCTTCTCTTGATCCTGATTTTGAGTTTGTCGTTAAGCTCGACGCCGACATCACGCTGCCAACCCATTATTTTGCCCGTATAGCCGCACATTTTGCAGCTGACCCTCAACTGGGTCTTGCCGGCGGCAAACAACTCGTTCTCGAAAATGATGAATGGGTCTACGAAGCAGTAGGAGACCCCGACCATGTAAAAGGCCCTTGTAAATCTTACCGCAAAGCTTGCCTGGAAGCTATGAACGGCCTGCGACCAAGCATCGGCTGGGATTCTGCCGACGAAATGCTGGCACGCTATTACGGCTGGAAAGTCATGGTCGATGAAGCATTACTGATTCGTCATCATCGGGTGACAGGTACAAATACCGGACTACTGAAAGTAAAACGCCGTATTGGTCACGGTTTTTTCCGTATCCGCTACGGTTTTGTGATAAGTCTGATCAGTGCTGTAAAATCTGGTTTAAAAAACCCTCCCTTTATTCTCTCGGGGATAGCCATAATGATAGGCTATTGTGAGGCCTGGTGGCGAGGAGATGAACACGTTGTAACACCTGAAGAAGGTCAGTACCTGCGCCAATTTCGGTGGACGCGATTTTTACAAAAACTAGGGTTCAAAAGTTCCTTGAATAATTAATTCCGAATATTAGCTACATTTGTTGCTATGAGCAAGGCCCTTGTATCTCCGCCAAAACAGCAACCCAACTATCTCTACACCATCATCAGTGTAGCAGCTGTGCTTTTTCTATTAGGTTTTTTCGGGCTGCTCTTGCTACAAAGTCAGCGGCTTACTAAAGTACTGAAAGAGCAGGTAGATATCATCGTTGAATTGAATAGTTCTCCTACGGATTCCGCGCGACTAGCTTTGGAAAACCGCCTCAGCAAAAGCTCTTTTGTGGTACCGCAGTCGGTAGAATACACCTCACGAGAACAAGCCCTGGAGTTGATGGCCGATGATCTGGGAGAAGACCTCCTCAGCCTGGACTTACCCAATCCGCTTTATGATGTATATACCTTTAATGTAAGTGCCCTGTATCTCACACCAGACAGCCTACAACGCATTCGCGAAGTATTGATTAAAGACCCGATCATCAATGATGTTTATTATCAGGAAAGCCTGATTGATCAGTTGACCAGGAACATCAAAAAAATCAGTTGGATATTATTGGGTATTGCTACCTTATTTATTCTTCTCGCACTCACCGTCATCCACAACACCATCCGTTTGGCCTTGTACTCCAATCGTTTCCTGATAAAGACCCAGGAATTGGTAGGTGCTCGCTGGGAGTTTATTTCACGACCTTATTTACGAAAATCCCTTTGGCATGGCCTGATCAGTGCTTTGCTTGCAATTGGCTTGCTCCTATTGCTTCAGTTCTGGTTTCAACAGCAGATTCCTGAAATCAGAGCACTTCAGCACCCCTTGGCCTTTGCAAGTTTATTCGCCGGGCTCATTATTTTGGGCATGGTGATCAATTGGCTGAGTACTTACCTTGTGGTCAGAAAATACCTGCGCATGCGGGAAGATGAACTCTATTAAAAAAACCTTTACCTTTGTCGGGTTAATTCAAAATGATCAATGAGTAATAAGCCTAGTAAGAAGAAAGTTGTGGTAAGTACAACTTCAAAAGATGCTGATCGTAGCCCTGCTACTGCCCGTACTCGCAACGCTAACACGAGTACGCAGCGTGCGCTCACCTTCAACCGCGAGACCTACATTTGGATGGGCATTGGATTTGCGCTGGTATTGGTGGGCATGGCCCTCATGAGTGGTGGCCACATGCCCAGTGCTGATGTTTGGGAGGAGGATATTATCTACAGTTTCCGCCGAACAGTACTGGCTCCCATCGTCATCCTCTCCGGCCTGGTTGTTGCAGTCTTTGCCATTTTCAAAAAGTAATATTTCTTGGAGATTTTACAAGCCGCCCTACTGGGTATTATTCAGGGTCTCACCGAGTTTTTACCGGTCAGCAGCAGTGGACATTTGGAGCTCGCCAAATTCTTCCTGGGCGACACCAGTGCTGCCGAAGAAAGCTTATTGATGACCATTGTACTCCACGCCGCTACGGCCCTGAGTACCATCGTTATTTTCCGTAAGGATATCCTGGAAATTTTCCGTGGACTCTTCGCTTTTGAAAACAATGAAGCTGCTCGCTTTAGTGGAAAGATCATCTTATCGATGATTCCTGCTGCGCTGGTTGGTTTGCTTTTCGAAGATGCCATTGAGCAATTGTTTGCCCAACAAGTACCACTGGTAGCAGGTATGCTGGTCATCACCGGATTGTTGTTATTCCTGGCTGATCGGGCAAAAACTACCGGCAGAGAAGTCAGTTGGTCGCATGCTCTGATCATAGGTATTGCCCAGGCCATTGCCATTATCCCTGGTATTTCGCGCTCTGGCGCAACCATCAGCACCTCGGTTTTACTGGGCATTGATCGGGAAAAGGCTGCTCGTTTCTCCTTCTTGATGGTGGTGCCGCTTATTCTCGGAAAAATAGCCAAAGATGTTCTGGATGGGGATTTTGCTGAAACGCCTAATCTGGTTCCACTATTGATTGGCTTTACCGCGGCATTCATTACCGGCCTCTTTGCTTGCCAGTGGATGATTAAACTTGTGAAAAACAGCCAATTATCTTATTTTGCCATCTATTGCTTTATCATTGCTACTATCGCCATACTAGCTTGGGCGCTTTAATCAGATTATAGGATGAACGAATCGGAACCTCCTTCCATAAAAAACATGGATTTTCAAGCGGGCGCAATCCTCTTGGTCGACAAACCTCAGGACTGGACCTCTTTTGATGTTGTGAACAAAATCAGGCATCGTCTGAAAAGAATCACAGGCATCAAACGCATCAAAGTGGGCCATGCTGGTACACTCGACCCTCTGGCCACGGGCCTGCTTATTATCTGTACCGGTAAGTTCACCAAAAAGCTGACCGACTTCCAGGGGCACGACAAGGAATACACGGGCACTTTCCGCCTTGGGGGCACTACGCCTTCCTACGATTCGGAAACGGAGGTGGATAACGAATTCCCATATAAACATATCACAAAGGATAGCCTGGAGACTGCTCGCCAGCAATTCTTAGGTACCATCGACCAGGTGCCGCCCATGTTTTCTGCCATCAAAGTTGACGGACAACCGCTTTACAAACGTGCACGTAAAGGAGAAACCATCGAGATCAAGGCACGTACCGTGCACATCCACGAGTTTGAACTTACGAATATAGAACTCCCCGACGTCAGCTTCCGCTTGCAATGTTCCAAAGGCACCTACGTACGCTCCCTCGCTCACGACATGGGGCAAGCCCTCAACAGCGGCGCTTACCTCACCGAACTTCGTCGCACCCAGGTAGGTGATTTCCGCATCGAAGATGCCTGGGATTTGGAGGAGTTAATTGCTCAGCTTGAAGAACGGATAGTGGGGATGGATGTGGTTTAACGTTGGTTGGATGGGTTTTGGTCTTTAATTCCGACTTCCCACTTCTGAACTCCGACTTTATAGAGCCGGGTTTTAAACCCAACGCTATGGAGCGGAGCAGCGGACAGCCTGGTGCCAAGTAATGAAGGCATTGCCCACAATAATACAAAAGCATAATCGCTTAATCTCGCCGCAGCTCCCCCCTCCACATCCGCCATTTCCCCTGCAAATCCTTGCGCAACTGGCCCTTTTCAAAGCCAAGGGCCGTGCCTAAATCGGCCACTTCCTGGGCATTAAATTCATTACACTCAAAGAAGAGGACGCAGGGCCGCTGGATGACCAGCTCCATGATTTTTCGATAAAAAAGGAGGGCATCGTCGTCCTCCACAAACAGCGCCAGACCAGGCTCGTAGTGCTTGACGCCATCTGGCATCAACACCGCTTCCTGGTGTGGAATGTAAGGGGGATTGCTGACGATGATGTCAAATAGAGGCAAGTCAGGCCATGCGGCGGCATTCAGTATATCTACTTGCCGCCAGTGAATTTCCAGGTTTAGCTGGTCGCCGTTTTGGCGGGCAATCGCCAAGGCTTTATCACTCACATCAATGGCCCAAACTTCGGCAGCGGGCCAGTTTTTCTTGATCGCCAGTGGGATGCAGCCGCTGCCTGTACCAATATCGAGGATTTTTGGGGCCTTCTTGGTGGTGCTTTTTTCCTCCAATACCCACTCCACCAATTCCTCCGTTTCCGGGCGGGGGATGAGGACACCTGGGCCTACTTTTAGGCGTAAGCCAAAGAAATCAGCTTGTTCGGTAATGTATTGGACGGGTTCGCCAGCCAGCAATCGCGACTTACTGCTTGACAGCAAAGCTACTTCCTCGGGCCTAAGTTCACGATCGCGACGGCCTCGGTGCCAGGCAAACAGGTCCTCAAAAAACAGACGCGCAATAGATTGAGCCTCCCCCTCTCCTACCCTTGGGGATAAGTCGGTGACCAGCTGGCGATAGGCCGTTGCGATACTCATTATCCCAGGCGATTTTTGAAATCTTCGTAGCCAAAGGTGCGCAATACATCCAGCTTCCCATTAGCGCGCAATACGGCGATATCGGGATGTTTTACCCCGTTGAACATGGTCGTTTTCACCATGGTGTAATGGATCATATCTTCCAGGATCAGGCGATCACCGACTTTGAGTGGCTGATTGAAGCTGTACTCCGTCATGTAATCGCCCGCCAGACAGCTCACCCCGCCGAGGCGGTAAGTAGGCTTGCCCGCTACTGGATCACTAGCATTGCGAATAGCCGGACGGTAAGGCATCTCCAAGGTATCGGGCATGTGGGCCGTGAAGGAGACATCCAGGATCGCCGTTTTCACGCCGTGGTTTTCGACAATATCGAGCACCCGCGTCAGCAGAAAGCCCGTTTGCCAGGCAATGGCACTGCCGGGTTCCATGATCACTTGCAAATGAGGATGGCGCGCCTTAAAGGCTTTCAAAACACCCACCAGATGATCGCGGTCATAATCGGCGCGCGTCATCAAGTGACCGCCACCAAAATTGACCCACTTTAGTTGGGGAAAGTAAGGGCTAAACTTCTCTTCAAACACGGCCAGCGTGCGCTCAAAGGTATGACTGGAAGACTCACAAAGGGTATGAAAATGCAAACCGTCGATCCCTTGTGGCAAAACCTCCGGCAAATTAGGACGCGTTTCCCCCAGGCGACCAATAGGTGACGCCGGGTTGTACAAATCTGTCTCTACCTCCGAATATTCAGGGTTCACTCGGAGTCCTGCGGATACCGCACTGTTGTTGATTTCCTCTTGAAATTGATAAAATTGCCCCAGAGAATTGAAAGTCAGATGGCTACTATAATTCAATAATTCAGAAAATTCTTCCGGCAAATAAGCGGGTGAATAAGTATGTGCTTTCACACCCATCTCCTCAAAAATCAGGCGTGCTTCTCCCAGTGACGAAGCTGTAGCTCCCGTCAGGTATTTGCCCACTAGCGGAAACATCGGCCACATGGAAAAAGCCTTGAGGGCCAGAATGATATGAATATCCGCAGCAGCTTGTACCGCCGCTATTTTCTCCAGGTTGGCGATTAACTTTTCTTCTTCCAAAATAAAAGACGGAGAGGGAAATTGACTTACATCCATTGCTTGTACGCTGGTTTTTTTAATATTTGGCACAAAGTTAATAATATCCTCGCAGCTCCCCTTTTTATTTGGCGCAAAGCAGCGGTTTTTCATCTGGCAGGGTCTTACTGGTACCCCACCCCAAAAAATAAAATTAAATCAACCATTGCCATTGTTTCAATAAAAGTAGCAATGCGTTACTCGTGTACTGTTGACTCGCCTGCTCTTCTCTGAACTATTTTTCTGCGTCACAAACCACGCTTACTATGTTTTGGAATCAACTGACAGGTCACCTGTCTTCAGGTCACGCTTATGCTTATCGGTTTTGTTTGCTGGTTATTTTGCTAACACTATTGGATGGGAATGATTTATTAGCACAGCCTAGCAATGATAGCTGTGCAGTGGCGCGTGTCATTACTATTCCCTCTGTATTCGGACAATCTATTATCTACCAAGGCAGTAACATTGGAGCGACCCCTGAACTTCCTCATTATTATCAGGATTGCACTCAGGGGGTAGGCTTATTCAGCAGTTTTGGGGCGGATGTTTGGTATACCTTTACGGCACCTAGCAGTATGTGTATCTTGATTGAAGTTTATGGGTTGATTGAATCTCCCGAATTGAATCTTATAGAAAGTAATTTTTGTGGAGAGGGTTTAGAAGTAATCTGCGCAGGCGGTACAAACCAAGACTATATTTACGAAACGGTGGAAATAGATGCTCAAAAAACTTATTATCTAAGAGTTGGTAGTAGCAGTTACTACGACCAAAATATTTTTGAACTAAGTATAGAAAAAGTAAATTGTATAGTTAATGAAGACCCTGATAACCCCTCCTGTTTAGTAGACGGTAATATTCAGCTTAGCCCTCTGCCCAACCAACCAGGCAACACTTATGAGCCAGGACAGGTAGTGAATATGTGCTATACGATTGAACAGTGGAATCCTGTAGCTGACAACTGGATACACTCGGTAGAAATCTTCCTTGGTGACGGCTGGGATTATTCCACACTAAACTATGCACTACCTGAAAGTTGCAATACCCAAGGTTATTGGGATTGGTATGATTTCTGGGTGGGTTGTGCGACCGGTGAATTATATGGTCCTGGTTTCGCTTATGAAAGCCCGCAAGGACTAGAATGTGGAGCCCTTCTCTTCGACGGCGACCCCGGCAACAACTGGGGCGATGGCCAGGGTGAATGTACAACAGTACCTCCTATCCCGCGTGAATTTTGCTGGACCATCACCGTAGCGGATTGCCCGCCGGATCCTATGCCTTCTTCTCTGGATTTAAGCGTTTCAATCCGGGTAAATGGTGATGGAGATACTGGTTCGTGGAATTTTGACACTTGTGATGACGACCCAGACGAGTACCTTTCCTTAAAGTTAGACGATACCTGTAATTTAGAAAACTGCGACTACTGGATTGCCACTATCGACGAACAGAATATCTCTTGCCCAGGAGAGATGGATGGATTCCTGATTGTTAATAGCCCATTGCCTGAGATAGGCCCATTTGATGTTTCGGTCTATAGCCTCTATGATGAATTGCTTTACTACTACCCCGGCGTGACCATGCCCTTTGTCTCACCCGCAGAATTAGATACGGGATACTACGGCATTCTCGTAGAAGCAAATAATCTATCTCCCTTTAACTTTTGTAATACCGGCATCATAGATATTGTCCATGTCGACTATCCTTTCGAGGTGCTGCCTCGGGTACTCGAAGGCTGTAGCCAGGACAGTATCCAATTGCGCGGGGCGACCTGGCCCATTTTAGAAACCGCCACTTTCCGCTGGAGTGGACCCAATGACTTCAACAGTACCTTACAAGATCCTTTTGTCTACGAAGAAGGAACCTATTACTTGACCGTCAGAGAGAATGGCTGTAGAATTAGCGATTCAATTGTGGTTTCCTTCCGAGACTCCCTACCACTCGAAATCGATTACTATATCGGCCCGCCCTGTGCTGACAACCGCTTACAACTCACCGCTACTGGAGCAGCACCGGGCATCAACAGCTACCAATGGCTGGAAGCCAACACTGGCCAAATATTAAGCCCCTCTTATTCTCCAAGTCAGCAGCTCTGGGACTTCGGAGTCATCAGCGAAGATTTAGAACTTCGCCTAGTAGGCTACAACCCCCAAGGGTGCAGTGATACGCTCGACTTCACGGTCGATTACCTTACGGAACCACCCTTCATTTACGAGTTCATCTTAGAGGATTGCGCTTCAAACTTAGGACAAGTAAGCTTCCCCGACAACAATGGCGAAACCATTGTCTTGTGGACAGACCTGAATGCTCCGCAAAACCCCAGGATCTTTGACAACCTAAGCCCAGGAGAAGAAAACACCATCCCTGTTCTTGTCACCTACAATGACCTGAGTTGTAGCTATGAAGACAGCGTCACCCTCATTGGCCCTGGATTAGCGTTAACTTCATTAGATACCATTGTTTGTCCTGGTGACTCAGCACTGCTCGTGGCCAGTCCGGCAGACAATTACCTTTGGAGTACCGGGGCCACCACTTCAAGTATCTATGTACCTTCCATACCTGGATCAACTTCAATCTACAGTGTTACCGCTACTGATTTTTACGGTTGTGAACGGTCGGAGGAGATCAGTATCTTTTCCACCAACCTGGCCAATGCAAATTTCACCTATAGCAATGATGGGTTGACGTATCAATTCCAACCTACAGCACCACAATACGCTGATACGGAATACTTCTGGGACTTCGGTGATGGTAATACCTCTACGGAATACGCACCAACCCACACCTTTGCCACTGGCAATAACCTAGAAGTAGAATTGATCGTGACGACCCGCTGTGGGCTAGCTACCTACACCGCAACAATAGGCTTTTTGCCACCGCCACAAGCAAATTTCACTACCGACATTTCCCAGGGTTGTGCGCCGCTAACGGTCACCTTTATCAACCAAAGCTTGAATGCCGATTCTTACCAATGGAATTTCCCCGGAGGGAACCCAAGTTCATCAACAGAAGAAAACCCCATAATTACCTACAATACGCCGGGAAGTTATCAGGTACAATTGACGGCCACCAATGAGGTCACCAGTGTTGTATTAACCACTTTCAGTGCGGTACAGGTAGCAGGCTATGAGCCGGTAGGCAGTATTTCCTTCAATACCAATCAGCTCGAGGTACAATTTACTGGCAATCAAAATTACGCTACCAGTTACCTCTGGAACTTTGGAGATGGTACGACTAGCAACAGTCTCAACCCACAACATACCTATGCCACCATTGGTACCTACGATGTAAGTTTATCGCTCACCAATAGCTGTGGCACAGTAGTAATTACCGAACAAGTTACTGTCCAAAGACCAGCCCCCGAAGTTATCTTTACGACGATGGACGCAACACAAGGTTGTGCACCACTGACCGTTACCTATCTTAACCAAAGTGTAAACGCTGTCAACTACCAGTGGACGTTTGATGGGGGTACCCCTAGCACGTCTAACGAAGAGAATCCTACCGTAGTCTATGACTTACCTGGCAGCTATGAAGTGCAACTTATTGCCAGTAACGAAAGCGGAATAACCACCAGCAGTCAGGAAAACTATATTGAGGTGTTCGCTGGGCCCAGCGGCAGTTTCTCTAGTGCTACGAATGAACTTACCGCCCAATTCACCAGCACCACCAGCAACGTGGACACTTACCTTTGGGACTTCGGAGATGGCAACACGAGTTCCGCTCCTAATCCATTGCACACTTATTCGGCCAACGGCATCTACACGGTAAGCCTTTCCATTACGAATGATTGTGGAACCGAAGTGATTACCCAAGAGGTAGACGTTGAGCAGGCAGCACCAGAGGCTGTCTTTTCTACCCTAGAGTCGGCAGCCGGCTGTGCACCACTGACCATCACCTACCTCAACCAAAGCCTGAATGCCGATTCCTATGTGTGGACTTTCCCAGGCGGAGTACCCGCTACCTCTACCCTACCCAATCCCACGGTTACTTATCTAGATGCGGGAGCATACGATGTGACTTTAGTAGCCACCAACCAAACAGGCAGCAGTACATCCGAAACACAGAATTTCGTGGAGGTATTCCCCTCCCCAACGGGAAGTTTCAGTTATAGCAGCGACTTACTCACCGCTCAGTTTTCCAGCTCCGTTATGAATACCGATAGCTATTTATGGGATTTCGGTGATGGGGCTACGAGTACTGAACCCAACCCTACTCATATTTATGGCCTGAGTGGAACTTACACTGTCAGTCTTTCCATCACCAATGACTGTGGAACGGTGGTGATCACGGAGGCTGTCAGCGTCATGCGGCCCATTCCTCTTGTGATCTTCACAACAGAAGATTCACAGCAAGGCTGCGCGCCACTGACCATCACCTTCATTAATCAAAGTACCAATGCAAATACTTACTTATGGGTATTTCCTGGTGGGGAGCCGAGTAGTTCTACAGAGGTCAATCCTACCATTACTTACCATATCCCAGGTATTTACGATGTACAACTCAATGCGACCAATGAAACGGGCACGAATACTTTGGTAGCTCAGTTTTATGTAGAGGTGAATCCAGAACCGAATGG is a window from the Lewinella sp. LCG006 genome containing:
- a CDS encoding glycosyltransferase family 2 protein, translated to MKYAVILPVYNEEAYLRAALDSLVAQELRPDQLVIVNDGSTDRTPEIIAEYSERYAFIKVIHKAQKQEYRIGNVVVQNFNLGYASLDPDFEFVVKLDADITLPTHYFARIAAHFAADPQLGLAGGKQLVLENDEWVYEAVGDPDHVKGPCKSYRKACLEAMNGLRPSIGWDSADEMLARYYGWKVMVDEALLIRHHRVTGTNTGLLKVKRRIGHGFFRIRYGFVISLISAVKSGLKNPPFILSGIAIMIGYCEAWWRGDEHVVTPEEGQYLRQFRWTRFLQKLGFKSSLNN
- a CDS encoding cell division protein FtsX is translated as MSKALVSPPKQQPNYLYTIISVAAVLFLLGFFGLLLLQSQRLTKVLKEQVDIIVELNSSPTDSARLALENRLSKSSFVVPQSVEYTSREQALELMADDLGEDLLSLDLPNPLYDVYTFNVSALYLTPDSLQRIREVLIKDPIINDVYYQESLIDQLTRNIKKISWILLGIATLFILLALTVIHNTIRLALYSNRFLIKTQELVGARWEFISRPYLRKSLWHGLISALLAIGLLLLLQFWFQQQIPEIRALQHPLAFASLFAGLIILGMVINWLSTYLVVRKYLRMREDELY
- a CDS encoding DUF3098 domain-containing protein, whose product is MSNKPSKKKVVVSTTSKDADRSPATARTRNANTSTQRALTFNRETYIWMGIGFALVLVGMALMSGGHMPSADVWEEDIIYSFRRTVLAPIVILSGLVVAVFAIFKK
- a CDS encoding undecaprenyl-diphosphate phosphatase; translated protein: MEILQAALLGIIQGLTEFLPVSSSGHLELAKFFLGDTSAAEESLLMTIVLHAATALSTIVIFRKDILEIFRGLFAFENNEAARFSGKIILSMIPAALVGLLFEDAIEQLFAQQVPLVAGMLVITGLLLFLADRAKTTGREVSWSHALIIGIAQAIAIIPGISRSGATISTSVLLGIDREKAARFSFLMVVPLILGKIAKDVLDGDFAETPNLVPLLIGFTAAFITGLFACQWMIKLVKNSQLSYFAIYCFIIATIAILAWAL
- the truB gene encoding tRNA pseudouridine(55) synthase TruB, with product MDFQAGAILLVDKPQDWTSFDVVNKIRHRLKRITGIKRIKVGHAGTLDPLATGLLIICTGKFTKKLTDFQGHDKEYTGTFRLGGTTPSYDSETEVDNEFPYKHITKDSLETARQQFLGTIDQVPPMFSAIKVDGQPLYKRARKGETIEIKARTVHIHEFELTNIELPDVSFRLQCSKGTYVRSLAHDMGQALNSGAYLTELRRTQVGDFRIEDAWDLEELIAQLEERIVGMDVV
- the prmC gene encoding peptide chain release factor N(5)-glutamine methyltransferase; amino-acid sequence: MSIATAYRQLVTDLSPRVGEGEAQSIARLFFEDLFAWHRGRRDRELRPEEVALLSSSKSRLLAGEPVQYITEQADFFGLRLKVGPGVLIPRPETEELVEWVLEEKSTTKKAPKILDIGTGSGCIPLAIKKNWPAAEVWAIDVSDKALAIARQNGDQLNLEIHWRQVDILNAAAWPDLPLFDIIVSNPPYIPHQEAVLMPDGVKHYEPGLALFVEDDDALLFYRKIMELVIQRPCVLFFECNEFNAQEVADLGTALGFEKGQLRKDLQGKWRMWRGELRRD
- the nspC gene encoding carboxynorspermidine decarboxylase gives rise to the protein MDVSQFPSPSFILEEEKLIANLEKIAAVQAAADIHIILALKAFSMWPMFPLVGKYLTGATASSLGEARLIFEEMGVKAHTYSPAYLPEEFSELLNYSSHLTFNSLGQFYQFQEEINNSAVSAGLRVNPEYSEVETDLYNPASPIGRLGETRPNLPEVLPQGIDGLHFHTLCESSSHTFERTLAVFEEKFSPYFPQLKWVNFGGGHLMTRADYDRDHLVGVLKAFKARHPHLQVIMEPGSAIAWQTGFLLTRVLDIVENHGVKTAILDVSFTAHMPDTLEMPYRPAIRNASDPVAGKPTYRLGGVSCLAGDYMTEYSFNQPLKVGDRLILEDMIHYTMVKTTMFNGVKHPDIAVLRANGKLDVLRTFGYEDFKNRLG
- a CDS encoding PKD domain-containing protein — its product is MFWNQLTGHLSSGHAYAYRFCLLVILLTLLDGNDLLAQPSNDSCAVARVITIPSVFGQSIIYQGSNIGATPELPHYYQDCTQGVGLFSSFGADVWYTFTAPSSMCILIEVYGLIESPELNLIESNFCGEGLEVICAGGTNQDYIYETVEIDAQKTYYLRVGSSSYYDQNIFELSIEKVNCIVNEDPDNPSCLVDGNIQLSPLPNQPGNTYEPGQVVNMCYTIEQWNPVADNWIHSVEIFLGDGWDYSTLNYALPESCNTQGYWDWYDFWVGCATGELYGPGFAYESPQGLECGALLFDGDPGNNWGDGQGECTTVPPIPREFCWTITVADCPPDPMPSSLDLSVSIRVNGDGDTGSWNFDTCDDDPDEYLSLKLDDTCNLENCDYWIATIDEQNISCPGEMDGFLIVNSPLPEIGPFDVSVYSLYDELLYYYPGVTMPFVSPAELDTGYYGILVEANNLSPFNFCNTGIIDIVHVDYPFEVLPRVLEGCSQDSIQLRGATWPILETATFRWSGPNDFNSTLQDPFVYEEGTYYLTVRENGCRISDSIVVSFRDSLPLEIDYYIGPPCADNRLQLTATGAAPGINSYQWLEANTGQILSPSYSPSQQLWDFGVISEDLELRLVGYNPQGCSDTLDFTVDYLTEPPFIYEFILEDCASNLGQVSFPDNNGETIVLWTDLNAPQNPRIFDNLSPGEENTIPVLVTYNDLSCSYEDSVTLIGPGLALTSLDTIVCPGDSALLVASPADNYLWSTGATTSSIYVPSIPGSTSIYSVTATDFYGCERSEEISIFSTNLANANFTYSNDGLTYQFQPTAPQYADTEYFWDFGDGNTSTEYAPTHTFATGNNLEVELIVTTRCGLATYTATIGFLPPPQANFTTDISQGCAPLTVTFINQSLNADSYQWNFPGGNPSSSTEENPIITYNTPGSYQVQLTATNEVTSVVLTTFSAVQVAGYEPVGSISFNTNQLEVQFTGNQNYATSYLWNFGDGTTSNSLNPQHTYATIGTYDVSLSLTNSCGTVVITEQVTVQRPAPEVIFTTMDATQGCAPLTVTYLNQSVNAVNYQWTFDGGTPSTSNEENPTVVYDLPGSYEVQLIASNESGITTSSQENYIEVFAGPSGSFSSATNELTAQFTSTTSNVDTYLWDFGDGNTSSAPNPLHTYSANGIYTVSLSITNDCGTEVITQEVDVEQAAPEAVFSTLESAAGCAPLTITYLNQSLNADSYVWTFPGGVPATSTLPNPTVTYLDAGAYDVTLVATNQTGSSTSETQNFVEVFPSPTGSFSYSSDLLTAQFSSSVMNTDSYLWDFGDGATSTEPNPTHIYGLSGTYTVSLSITNDCGTVVITEAVSVMRPIPLVIFTTEDSQQGCAPLTITFINQSTNANTYLWVFPGGEPSSSTEVNPTITYHIPGIYDVQLNATNETGTNTLVAQFYVEVNPEPNGNFFYTNNLLDVQFMSDVENADSYLWNFGDGTTSTTANPSHTYEMGGTYTVTLELTNACGTTLLTQEVGVMRPIPSVAFTTNGDTQGCAPFSVTFLNQTTDAVSYQWSFPGADPSASTDENPTVVYNTPGTYPVQLTATNETGDSMLTQIDFIEVLSPPFGNFTAEVDLLTVAFTSTVSNANSYTWFFGDGNSSLEENPVHTYLEDGVYEVTLIVENDCGTVSISNSVSIMTTSLEDVDLQMAWRLYPNPTRNSVWLEVIDWPTTTAGTVTIFNALGEQMSRQSISLPSGNYRTPLSLNLPAGVYWLRLETDAFGGGMKKVVVQ